In the genome of Corynebacterium glucuronolyticum DSM 44120, the window CCGGCAACTCAAAACGTCCTTGGCTCTAATTACTGTCACGTGCAGGTAGCCGTCGATCGCCACGCACAGAAGGTAGTTATCACTTCCGCTATTGATAACCTTGCCAAAGGCACTGCGGGCAACGCGATTCAATCCATGAACCTCGCTCTCGGATGGCCAGAATCTGCCGGCCTCACTGCACCGGCGGCGGCTCCGTAAGCGTAAGGAACCGAATGAAATGGGCATCCCCCATTTCTGGTGATAAACAGCAATGATCACCGCCCGGAGATAGCCACCACGCAGCCACACTAGTTCTACTCTCACACACACTTTTCAGAGAAAGTCCCACGACCATGACTACACAATCAGATTCCACCCATCCCGCCTCTATCACTTCCGTTCCTGGTTTTACTGCCGCAGGCGTCTCAGCCGGTTTGAAGAAATCCGGCAAGAAGGACCTCGCGCTCATCGTGAACAACGGCCCCTCTTACATAGCAGCCGCAGTGTTCACCCGCAATAAAGTGTGCGCCGCCCCCGTCACACTCACCAAACAGAACGTATCCAACGGCACTATTCGCGCTGTCATCATCAACTCCGGCAATGCTAACGCTTGTACTGGTTCAACGGGCCTCGAAAACGCCCAGGCACAGGCGGATCTGACCGCCGACGCGTTGTCTATTTCTTCCGAAGACATCGCCGTGTGCTCGACAGGAATCATTGGTGAGCAGTTACCGATGGATACGCTGGCCGCAGGGATCCCCACAGTCGTTCACGCACTGGACGCATCCGCAGACGCTGGGATGAATGCTGCTGAGGCGATTATGACCACAGACACGGTAGCAAAGACTACTTTTGTCTCCGAACCCAATTTTGTCGTCGGTGGAATTGGCAAAGGTGTAGGGATGATGGCTCCATCACTCGCGACCATGCTCTGCATTCTGGCCACGGATGCGGAGATCACGCCGGATATGGCCCGCGAGGCATTACGGAATGGCTCGGCACAAACCTTCAACACCCTCGATATCGACGGAACTACATCCACCAACGACACCGTCATTCTGCTCGCCAATGGATCCAGCGGCTACCGCCCCACCCAGGCGGAAATCAATGCTGCCGTGCTTAAGGCCTGCGAGGATATCGCCTGCCAGTTGCAAGCCGATGCAGAGGGGGTGACAAAGAGGGTGAGCATCACTGTCACGGGAGCAGCCAACGATGCAGAAGCTCTCGTCGCTGCTCGAGTGGTGGGACGCGACAACCTATTCAAGTGCGCGATGTTCGGATCTGACCCAAATTGGGGACGAACTCTCGCTGCCGTGGGCATGGCAGATGCAGCAATGGACCCGGACAATCTGAGTGTCGTTTTCAACGGCCACGCAGTGTGCACGCACTCGACTCCAACGGCTGATGCGAAGGATGTCGACCTGTCCGGCCCGGATATCGCTGTATCCATCGATCTGGGCACTGGGAAGACAGGGACAGCAACGGTGCGAACCACCGATCTTTCCCACCAATACGTGGAAATCAACTCGGCTTACCACACCTAGAACATTCCTGCTCTCGCCCACATAACCACTCTTTGCATCCTCCTTCCTCCCCATGGAGAAACCTCTGCACAGGGGATGACATCTTGGCGCAGGCACCAGACACAACACCCGGAGAGACCACCCACTCCGTCTTGCAGATAAGACAAGGAAGGTATGCGAGAGCAGGAATGGGTGCGACTCGACAACAGACATGAACACGTAACACCAGCCAACACTCACTGAACGTGCTGAAGAGGCTGTGCCCCAGATGCGCCGAATTATTGAGCCAATACGTGCAGACATTCGGACGCTAAAGAAAATATCCTAACGAGGAAAGATACCAATGCTCGCTAATGTGAATCCCCATGTGAGAGCCCAGGTTTTGGCTGAGGCCCTCCCGTGGATGCAGCATTTCAAAGGAAAAACAATCGTCGTCAAGTACGGTGGGAACGCGATGGTCAACGAGGACCTGAAAAAGGCCTTCGCTGCGGACATGGTCTTCCTCCGAAGCATCGGTGCCCACCCTGTCGTCGTCCACGGCGGTGGACCTCAAATAAATGCGATGCTTCAAAAGCTCGGCATTGAGGGAGAGTTCCGCGGCGGGTTCCGCATCACCACTCACGACACTCTCGATGTCGTGCGGATGGTCCTCTTTGGCAAGGTTGGCAGAGAACTCGTAGGCCTCATCAACTCCTACGGTCCTTATGCAATCGGCACAACAGGAGAGGACGGCGGGCTGTTCACAGCCACCAAACGACTCGTCACCGTAGACGGAAAGCCAACCGATGTGGGACTTGTTGGGGATATCACCTCCGTGCGTACTGAGGCCATCACTGACCTCATAGACAACGGACGAATACCTGTCGTCTCCACTATCGCCCCAGATAAGGATGGGCAGGTCTACAACATCAACGCCGATTCTGCTGCCGGTGCCCTGGCGACTGCCCTCCACGCTGAACGTCTTGTCATGCTCACCGATGTACCTGGGTTGCTCGCAGACTACCCCGATGAGTCAAGTCTCATCAGCTCAATCGACACTGACGCATTGAGCAGGTTGCTGCCTTCTCTCGACGCCGGGATGATCCCCAAGATGGAGGCTTGTCTCAATGCCGTCAGCTCTGGAGTATCTGCCGCGCACGTTGTTGATGGTCGCGTTGCCCATGCTGTGCTCCTCGAGTTTTTATCCACTTCCGGTATCGGAACGATGGTCACCCCGGTAACACAGGAATCTGCAGAAATGTGATCCTAAGAACACAACAGGACGCAGCAATCCCAGCTCGGGCTTGTGCTCACGCACGCAAACGTTTGAGTCCGCACAACAATGTGACAGCACGCGGTGAGTGAGACCACGCGGGTGAGTGAGACCACGCGGTGAGTGAGACCACACAGAAGAGCGAACTAACAACGACACACATCAATAGGAACGACACAGTTCAACAGGAAGGAAACGGTGGCACGGATGACACCTAAGGAAGGACAAGGCAGCATGTCTCAGCACGACCAACCAACCCCCGGAGAGCTCACCACACGGTGGGAATCCGTCATGATGGATAACTACGGCACACCTGCCCTCGAGATTGTCTCTGGCCATGGTTCGTGGCTCGTGACAACCTCCGGAAAGGAGGTTCTGGATATGGTGTCGGGAATCGCGGTCAATGCGCTCGGCTACGCGCACCCGCACATCATCGCAGCCATAGAAAAGCAAGCTCACACGATCGGTCATACCTCCAACTTGGCAATCACAGAGCCCGCCGTACACCTCGCGGAACGCCTGGTTCAGCGTTTCCCGATAAAGGATGCGCGAGTCTTTTTCTGTAATTCCGGCGCGGAGGCAAACGAGGCGGCTTTCAAAATCGCCCGGCGCACCGGTCGGCCACGGATACTCGCAGCCAGTGGAGGCTTCCACGGCCGCACCATGGGTTCGCTCGCGCTTACGGGGCAGCCGAAAAAGCAAGCTCCCTTTACCCCGCTTCCACCTGGGGTTGAGTTCTTCCCATACGGTGACCTGGACTCGTTGTCTTCGCTTGTCGACGATTCGGTCGCTGCCATCATCCTCGAACCGATCCAGGGCGAGGTCGGTGTCATTCCTGCTCCAGATGGGTTCCTCTCCGGGGTCCGTGAGCTTTGTGATGCCCACGGTGTGCTGCTCATCATCGATGAAGTCCAAACCGGTGTCGGGCGCACGGGTGAATTCTTCGCCTTCAGCCATTCTGACATCGTCCCCGACATCGTGACAATGGCGAAAGCACTTGGCGGCGGTTTACCCATGGGAGCAGTCATTGCACACGGCACGGCGGCAACCTTGCTTGGACCTGGGGATCACGGGTCAACGTTCGGTGGGAACCCGATCGTTGCCGCTGCCGCCAATGCGGTCCTCGATGTGATCGACGACCAGCTTCTTTCTGAGATATCCCGGAAAGGGGCCCTGCTTGCACGGTTGACTCAGTCGTTACCCCACGTAGCCGAGGTTCGTGGCAGAGGGCTCATGGTGGGCCTTGTTCTCGATGCAGACATCGCAAAGGATGTTTCTGCACAGGCCTTGGAACAGGGATTATTTGTGAATGCTCCAAGTGCCACTGTGATTCGTCTGGTGCCGCCATTAACAATCAGCGACGAGGAAATTTCGAAGGCCACCGTGGTCCTTCACTCGGTATTGCAAGAAATTCCCTAAATCACGCGACAGGTGTCAGTGCCGGCTTCCTCGCATCTCCCCCTCGAAGCGGCAGCTGAGCAGAACAACTCCTGAACCGAGGAGGTTTGTGAACTTAGCTGCTTACCCGAAGCCAACGCGTTCCGGCGCTGAACACCATGAGCGGAGGCACCACGCTGCGGTCTTCCCGCTGCAGTGTGCCTGTCACCTGTGCCTATCCTATCTTCCCCCGTGGCTTCTGGACGTGCGAAGGTAGGAAACACTCGAGGCATTGCTATCTTCCGCGTCGCTGGCTCGCGTGTCCTTGTTCTCTTCATTGGGAGCGCACCACGTACGGATGGATTCGGCAATGCCGGGGGCATCGAGCCCCAATTCCTCCAGAACCTGCGAACGCGACGCATGGCGAAGGAATTTTTGGGGAACCGCAATGATCCGTACTGGGGTATCCACCCCGCACTGATCACACACCGTATCGATCATCGAGCCGACACCACCATGGATGACGCCATCCTCTACAGTCACAACGGTATCGTACTGCTCGGCAAGCTCCGGGATAAGTGGATTTACCGGAATCGCCCACCCCGGGTCGATGACATCAACAGAAAGCCCCTCCTGCTCCAAAGCCTGAGCAGCCTCCACACACGAGTCGGCAAGGGCACCGATCGAAATAATGAGAACCCTGTGCTGCCTCTCGCTATCCTCGGCATCGTTGTCATCTGCTACGTGCAAACCGGACGTGTAGATGAACTCAATGCCACCTTCGAGGGTCTCAACAGCGTCGATGACGGGAACGAGCGCACCCTTGGGAAACCGCACGATGGTCGGCCCATCTTCATACTCGATAGCTTCATTGAACTGCTTCTTCAAGCGCTCGTCATCGCGCGGGGCAGCCAGACGCATACCCGGCACAATACCGGCGATCGACATGTCCCACACACCGTTGTGAGAAGCCCCATCGGAGCCGGTAATCCCGGAGCGATCGAGGACAAAAGTCACGGGGAGTTTGAGCAGTCCTACGTCCATGAGCATCTGGTCGAATGCGCGGTTGAGGAACGTTGAATACAGCGCGACCACCGGGTGTAGCCCGCCGAGCGCCAAGCCGGCAGCTGATGTCGTAGCGTGCTGCTCAGCAATCCCAACGTCGAAAAGCCGCTGGGGAAACTTTTCCCCGAACTTTGCTAAACCTGTTGGTCCGGCCATAGCGGCCGTGATAGCAACTATGTCATCGCGCCGGGCACCCGCCTTGAGTAATTCCTCTGTGAAGACATCTGTCCACGAACGTTGCGACTCGGCAAGCGGCACGCCTGTCTCCGGGTTAATTGCGCCGGTGGAGTGCATCAAATCGGACGTTTTGTTCTCTGCAGGTGCGTAGCCACGCCCTTTCTCCGTCACGCAGTGGATAATGATCGGACCGGTATATTCCTTGGCATATTTGAAGGCGTGCTCAAGAGCCTGGATGTTGTGTCCATCCACAGGTCCGACGTACTTCATATTCAATTCAGGGAACATTTCCGTGGGAATGACGTGGTATTTAACGCCCTCCTTGAGGGCGTGCATGACCTCAAAAGTTCGCTTGCCGACCCAGCCCATGGACTTCAGAGTGGTCTTGCCTTGCTCCATTACTTTGTCGTAGAAGGGCTGAGTCCGCAGATCAGCGAGACTATTCGCAAAGCCACCAATCGTGGGTGAGTAGCTGCGACCATTGTCGTTGACGACGATGACGATGTTGCGGGTCTTGTCCTCAGCGATGTTATTGAGTGCCTCCCAGCACATGCCTCCGGTCAGTGCGCCATCGCCGACAACCGCCACAACTTTACGGTCGATCTGATCCGTGAGCGCGAACGCCTTGGCCAAACCGTCGGCATAGCTCAAGGCAGCAGAAGCGTGGGAGGATTCTGTCCAGTCGTGTTCTGACTCTCCCCGATCTGTATAGCCAGAGAGCCCACCCTTCTGCCGTAACGTATCGAACTTGTCTGCGCGACCGGTAAGGATCTTATGCACGTAAGACTGGTGAGACGTATCGAAGATAAGAGGATCCTTCGGAGACTCGAAAACCCTGTGCAAGGCGATGGTCAGTTCTACTACGCCAAGATTAGGGCCCAAGTGTCCTCCGGTAGCGGAGACCTTCTCAACCAGGAAGTCGCGAATCTCGCTTGCCAGATCTTCGAGTCTTTCTAGGGGAAGAGCTCGAACGTCGCTGGGGGAAACGATCCTTTGAAGAAGGCTCATGAGTTTTTCGATGCCTCACTTTTCACAAGTTATACGGATATGTACGACCTCGCGGTGTTTTGGGGCAGAGGATGCTCGTGTACTGCCCTAATAACCGTAGGAAGCGGAGGCGCTAGGTTCCGAGTTGTGCTCAAACGCGCGCACCGCTTATTACTCCAGAGTGTACCTGTGCCCGAAACTGGACACCGGCAAAGGTAAATTATTGGGAAACCGGGGGTAAACCTTTGACTAAATGAGACTTCTGTTCACCCCCACTGTGGTGCTACTGCGCTGCGGAAAGCGATACGACTGTTTCGAAGTGGTAGCTGCCAGGAAAAGCGTTCACTAGGAAAATACGGTCAATGTGAAATCCGTTATCTACCCATGTACGCAGATCGCGAGCGCACGTTGCCGGATCACAGCCGAAGTGTACCACCCGCTGTGGGCGACGCATTGCAATGTCCGCAATTGTCATTGTTCCTGCTCCTGTTCGTGGTGGATCGAGAATGACGAGAGCAGGCTGGGGCAATGAGGGAATC includes:
- the dxs gene encoding 1-deoxy-D-xylulose-5-phosphate synthase, with amino-acid sequence MSLLQRIVSPSDVRALPLERLEDLASEIRDFLVEKVSATGGHLGPNLGVVELTIALHRVFESPKDPLIFDTSHQSYVHKILTGRADKFDTLRQKGGLSGYTDRGESEHDWTESSHASAALSYADGLAKAFALTDQIDRKVVAVVGDGALTGGMCWEALNNIAEDKTRNIVIVVNDNGRSYSPTIGGFANSLADLRTQPFYDKVMEQGKTTLKSMGWVGKRTFEVMHALKEGVKYHVIPTEMFPELNMKYVGPVDGHNIQALEHAFKYAKEYTGPIIIHCVTEKGRGYAPAENKTSDLMHSTGAINPETGVPLAESQRSWTDVFTEELLKAGARRDDIVAITAAMAGPTGLAKFGEKFPQRLFDVGIAEQHATTSAAGLALGGLHPVVALYSTFLNRAFDQMLMDVGLLKLPVTFVLDRSGITGSDGASHNGVWDMSIAGIVPGMRLAAPRDDERLKKQFNEAIEYEDGPTIVRFPKGALVPVIDAVETLEGGIEFIYTSGLHVADDNDAEDSERQHRVLIISIGALADSCVEAAQALEQEGLSVDVIDPGWAIPVNPLIPELAEQYDTVVTVEDGVIHGGVGSMIDTVCDQCGVDTPVRIIAVPQKFLRHASRSQVLEELGLDAPGIAESIRTWCAPNEENKDTRASDAEDSNASSVSYLRTSRSHGGR
- the argB gene encoding acetylglutamate kinase produces the protein MLANVNPHVRAQVLAEALPWMQHFKGKTIVVKYGGNAMVNEDLKKAFAADMVFLRSIGAHPVVVHGGGPQINAMLQKLGIEGEFRGGFRITTHDTLDVVRMVLFGKVGRELVGLINSYGPYAIGTTGEDGGLFTATKRLVTVDGKPTDVGLVGDITSVRTEAITDLIDNGRIPVVSTIAPDKDGQVYNINADSAAGALATALHAERLVMLTDVPGLLADYPDESSLISSIDTDALSRLLPSLDAGMIPKMEACLNAVSSGVSAAHVVDGRVAHAVLLEFLSTSGIGTMVTPVTQESAEM
- a CDS encoding acetylornithine transaminase; this translates as MSQHDQPTPGELTTRWESVMMDNYGTPALEIVSGHGSWLVTTSGKEVLDMVSGIAVNALGYAHPHIIAAIEKQAHTIGHTSNLAITEPAVHLAERLVQRFPIKDARVFFCNSGAEANEAAFKIARRTGRPRILAASGGFHGRTMGSLALTGQPKKQAPFTPLPPGVEFFPYGDLDSLSSLVDDSVAAIILEPIQGEVGVIPAPDGFLSGVRELCDAHGVLLIIDEVQTGVGRTGEFFAFSHSDIVPDIVTMAKALGGGLPMGAVIAHGTAATLLGPGDHGSTFGGNPIVAAAANAVLDVIDDQLLSEISRKGALLARLTQSLPHVAEVRGRGLMVGLVLDADIAKDVSAQALEQGLFVNAPSATVIRLVPPLTISDEEISKATVVLHSVLQEIP
- the argJ gene encoding bifunctional glutamate N-acetyltransferase/amino-acid acetyltransferase ArgJ, with translation MTTQSDSTHPASITSVPGFTAAGVSAGLKKSGKKDLALIVNNGPSYIAAAVFTRNKVCAAPVTLTKQNVSNGTIRAVIINSGNANACTGSTGLENAQAQADLTADALSISSEDIAVCSTGIIGEQLPMDTLAAGIPTVVHALDASADAGMNAAEAIMTTDTVAKTTFVSEPNFVVGGIGKGVGMMAPSLATMLCILATDAEITPDMAREALRNGSAQTFNTLDIDGTTSTNDTVILLANGSSGYRPTQAEINAAVLKACEDIACQLQADAEGVTKRVSITVTGAANDAEALVAARVVGRDNLFKCAMFGSDPNWGRTLAAVGMADAAMDPDNLSVVFNGHAVCTHSTPTADAKDVDLSGPDIAVSIDLGTGKTGTATVRTTDLSHQYVEINSAYHT